A region of Xyrauchen texanus isolate HMW12.3.18 unplaced genomic scaffold, RBS_HiC_50CHRs HiC_scaffold_665, whole genome shotgun sequence DNA encodes the following proteins:
- the LOC127642512 gene encoding pro-opiomelanocortin-like, whose amino-acid sequence MQCQAWILVAVVLYFHSPYVAGRCLDLSNCMGLKSNEQIWQCIRQCRSKQDVSNYGTVSSSEQKNNEEESLSLGLLLSALAPGSTETQNPTGEPPHSEERRSYSMEHFRWGKPMGRKRRPIKVFINNALEEEPEESTETFRVQREQGAVLDVQQRNNVKTNGKYRMTHFRWNTPPVKRYGAFMRPYSEHSQKPLLTLMRHR is encoded by the exons ATGCAGTGTCAGGCCTGGATTTTGGTTGCAGTCGTCTTGTATTTTCACAGCCCATATGTAGCCGGACGCTGCTTGGATCTATCAAATTGCATGGGCCTTAAATCTAATGAGCAAATATGG CAGTGTATTAGGCAATGCAGATCTAAGCAGGACGTCTCTAATTATGGGACAGTATCTTCATCTGAACAGAAAAACAATGAGGAAGAGAGCCTGAGTTTGGGTCTGCTCTTATCTGCTCTGGCTCCTGGTTCAACTGAGACCCAAAATCCCACTGGAGAACCTCCCCACAGTGAGGAGAGGAGATCTTACTCCATGGAGCACTTCCGCTGGGGAAAACCAATGGGTCGCAAACGCAGACCCATCAAAGTCTTCATCAACAACGCCCTGGAGGAGGAGCCAGAGGAGTCCACGGAAACCTTCCGCGTGCAGCGAGAGCAGGGTGCTGTCCTGGACGTTCAACAGAGGAACAATGTGAAGACTAACGGAAAGTATCGCATGACCCATTTCCGCTGGAACACTCCACCTGTGAAACGCTACGGCGCGTTCATGAGGCCTTATTCAGAGCACTCCCAGAAGCCCCTGCTCACGCTGATGCGTCATCGTTAA